A portion of the Bacteroides faecium genome contains these proteins:
- a CDS encoding DUF6707 family protein, which produces MNTEKEIFISIIETCTEKKIVNLSKKLEKKCSFESGNDAENLCHLAYYLFVYGHEEKALAVCNLTHDISFPGKRKFGVWNFILNIWGLEVYLLQRRGNVEAAMARIKAIDNIQMQPIGIFAENEEKHRNFENQRRGRFTYPNVLRQKEIEASSNKQIANEWRFIALFTMLGYGVTGLYPNLVEHWEELKHDIDEYVAILSNSK; this is translated from the coding sequence ATGAATACTGAAAAAGAAATATTTATATCAATAATAGAAACTTGCACAGAAAAGAAAATCGTTAATCTAAGCAAGAAACTGGAAAAGAAATGTTCATTCGAGAGTGGCAACGATGCTGAAAACTTATGCCATTTAGCTTATTACCTTTTTGTTTATGGGCATGAGGAAAAAGCTCTTGCAGTCTGCAATCTCACCCACGACATTTCCTTTCCTGGAAAAAGAAAATTTGGAGTGTGGAATTTTATTTTAAACATCTGGGGGCTGGAAGTTTACCTTCTACAAAGGCGAGGAAATGTAGAAGCAGCCATGGCACGTATAAAAGCAATAGACAACATACAAATGCAACCCATCGGGATTTTTGCTGAGAATGAAGAGAAACATCGGAATTTTGAAAACCAACGAAGAGGTAGATTTACTTATCCTAATGTTTTAAGGCAAAAGGAAATTGAAGCCAGTAGCAACAAGCAAATTGCAAACGAATGGAGATTTATTGCTCTGTTTACTATGCTTGGTTATGGTGTTACAGGACTTTATCCTAACTTGGTCGAACACTGGGAAGAATTGAAACATGATATAGATGAATATGTCGCAATTCTCTCAAATTCAAAATGA